The following coding sequences lie in one Hippopotamus amphibius kiboko isolate mHipAmp2 chromosome 7, mHipAmp2.hap2, whole genome shotgun sequence genomic window:
- the PMCH gene encoding pro-MCH, whose protein sequence is MAKMSFSSYILILTFSLLSQGISLSASKSIRNLEDDMVFKTLRLGKAFQKEDTAEKSIAVPSLEQYKNDESSFMSDEENKNSKNAGSKHNFLNHGLPLNLAIKPYLALKGSVAFPAENEVQNTESTQEKREIGDEENSAKFPIGRRDFDMLRCMLGRVYRPCWQV, encoded by the exons ATGGCAAAAATGAGTTTCTCTTCCTACATATTAATACtaactttttctttgctttctcaagGCATTTCACTTTCAGCATCCAAGTCGATAAGAAATTTAGAAGATGACATGGTATTTAAAACGCTGAGGCTGGGAAAAGCCTTTCAGAAAGAAGATACCGCAGAAAAATCAATTGCTGTTCCTTCCCTGGAGCAATATAAAAATGATGAGAGCAGTTTCATGAGtgatgaggaaaacaaaaattcaaag AATGCAGGTTCCAAACATAATTTCTTAAATCATGGTCTGCCACTGAATCTGGCTATAAAACCTTATCTTGCACTAAAAGGATCTGTAGCTTTTCCAGCTGAGAATGAAGTTCAAAATACCGAATCAacacaagaaaagagagaaattgggGATGAAGAAAACTCAGCTAAATTTCCTATAGGAAGGAGAGATTTTGACA tgctCAGGTGTATGCTGGGAAGAGTCTATCGACCTTGCTGGCAAGTCTGA